The genomic region GCTGTTCGAGGGCGATATGCGCGTCCATGGCTGGGCGGAGCGCGCCAAACCTTCGCCTTATCACGAGACCTGGGTTCCCTGCTCGCTTTACATTCACCTGCCGTTCGCCGTTTCGACGGCCATCCTCTGGCTCGTCGTGACGATCCGCGCGGTGCGGCGCTTTCCCTGCCCGCCCGAGCCCAACCAGCACAGCCGCTCGCACGTGGTCTGGGCCAAGCTGGCGGCGATCGACATGCTCTGCACCGCCCTGACCGGTTGGGTCTTTTATTGGCTGGCGTTCGTGGCCGGCTAGCAACCTGCCGGCTTTGCTTTCACCAACCGCCGACAGCCGGGGGTGGCTGGCGGCAGAGCCCAGGCGATGCCCCAGCGCACTGGGGCTTCGCCCGGCCCAGATCCAGAAGCTCGCTATCTGGACATGCAGCAATTCACGGCTGCCAAAGCGCTTGTCACGACCCTTGGTACGGGCTGACCTTGGCCACGGCTTTGCCGCCGGAGGCGGCGACGCGGTTGATCGCGTTAAGGAACGCTTTGGCGCTGGCCTCGATGCTGTCGGTCGAAACGCCGCGGCCGCGGTAGATCTGGCCGCGATGGGCGACTTCGACCGTCACCTCGGCCTGGGCGTCCTTGCCCACGGTTACGCTGTGGACGCGGAAGTCCTTGCAGACCACCTCGATGCCGGTGATCTGTTCGATTGCCAGAAACAAGGCGTCGAACGGCCCGTCGCCGGTACAGACTTCGCGGGTGATTTCTTCCTCGCCCCGCTTGAGCGTGAGGGTCACCTTCGGCACGGCGCCGGTGGCCGCCGCCAGCGTGTAGCGGCTGATCGACCACATCTCGCCGGTTTCGCGAATCTCTTCGTCAATCAGCGCGGCGATGTCGGCGTCGTAGACTTCTTTCTTCTTGTCGGCCAGGGCCTTGAATTGCACGAACAGCGTTTGCAGTTGCTCCGCCGAAAGGCTATAGCCCAGCGCCTTGACCCGATCGCCGAGCGCGGCCCGGCCGCTGTGCTTGCCCAGCACCAGGTCGGTCTGCGCGAGGCCGACGTCTTCGGGCCGCATGATCTCGTAGGTCGAACGCTCTTTGAGCATGCCGTCCTGGTGAATGCCGGCTTCGTGGGCGAAGGCGTTGCGGCCGACGATCGCCTTGTTGCGCTGCACCTGAATGCCCGTGATGTTCGAGACCAGCCGGCTGGCGGGCACGAGCCGCTGGGTGACGATGCCGGTCGTGCAGTGGTAATAGTCTTGCCGCGTGCGCATGGCCATCACGGCTTCTTCGAGCGAGCAATTGCCGGCCCGCTCGCCGATGCCGTTGATCGTACACTCGATCTGCCCGGCGCCGTTCTCGACGGCCGATAGGCTATTGGCGACGGCCAGCCCGAGATCGTTGTGGCAATGGATGCTGATCACCGCGCGATCGATGTTCGGCACGCGCTCGCGCAGCGTGCGGATCACGCGGCCCATGTGGGCCGGGGTGGCGTAGCCCACCGTGTCGGGAATATTGACGGTCGTGGCGCCGGCGTTGATGGCGGCCTCGACGACTTCGCAAAGAAAGTCGGGCTCGGTGCGGGCGGCGTCTTCGGGCGAGAACTCGATGTCGGAGCAATAGCCCGCCGCGCGGCGCACGCCGGCCACGGCTCGCTCGATGATTTCCTCTTTGCCCATCTTGAGCTTGAACTCGCGATGGATGGCGCTGGTGGCCAGAAAGACGTGAATCCGCGCCCGCTCGGCGTGCTTGAGCGCCTCCCAGGCCCGGTCGATGTCCTGGTCGTTGCAGCGGGCCAGGCCACAAATGGTCGAGCCTCGCACGCTCTCGGAGATCTGCTTGACGGCCTCGAAATCGCCTTGCGAAGCGATCGGAAAGCCAGCCTCGATAATGTCGACGCCCAAGGCGACCAGCGCCTGGGCGATTTCGAGTTTTTCGGGGATGTTCATGCTGGCGCCCGGCGATTGCTCGCCGTCGCGCAGCGTCGTGTCGAAGATAGTAATGCGTCGCGTTTCGCTCATCGGTCGATGGTCCTGTATTCGAGTGCTTGATTTGATTCTACCCTGTCTGCAGGCCGGTCCTAGACCGGCCCGGGTAGCGCCAACCGCGCCCTCGTCGGCAGCAGGCCGCGCCGGCGGTTGGGCGGCACGGCGCCGGCGGAAAACAGGCGAAAATCGAACGGCGAGTGCATTGCAGGAGCTTTTCCGAGTAGGTCAGGCTTTCCAGCCTGACGCCCACCGTAGGTCAGGCTTTCCAGCCTGACGGCCGTCAGGCTGGAAAGCCTGACCTACGGTGGGCGTCAGGCTGGAAAGCCTGACCTACTCGGAAAAGCTCCTGCAATGCACTCGCCGTTCGATTTTCGCCTGTTTTCCGCCGGCGCCGTGCCGCCCAACCGCCGGCGCGGCCTGCTGCCGACGAGGGCGCGGTTGGCGCTACCCGGGCCGGTCTAGGACCGGCCTGCAGACAGGGTAGAATCAAATCAAGCACTCGAATACAGGACCATCGACCGATGAGCGAAACGCGACGCATTACTATCTTCGACACGACGCTGCGCGACGGCGAGCAATCGCCGGGCGCCAGCATGAACATCCCCGAAAAACTCGAAATCGCCCAGGCGCTGGTCGCCTTGGGCGTCGACATTATCGAGGCTGGCTTTCCGATCGCTTCGCAAGGCGATTTCGAGGCCGTCAAGCAGATCTCCGAGAGCGTGCGAGGCTCGACCATTTGTGGCCTGGCCCGCTGCAACGACCAGGACATCGACCGGGCCTGGGAGGCGCTCAAGCACGCCGAGCGGGCGCGGATTCACGTCTTTCTGGCCACCAGCGCCATCCATCGCGAGTTCAAGCTCAAGATGGGCAAAGAGGAAATCATCGAGCGAGCCGTGGCCGGCGTGCGCCGCGCGGCGGGCTATTGCTCCGACATCGAGTTCTCGCCCGAAGACGCCGCCCGCACCGAGCCCGACTTTCTTTGCGAAGTCGTCGAGGCCGCCATCAACGCCGGCGCCACGACCGTCAATATTCCCGACACGGTGGGCTACGCCACCCCGGCCCACATGGGCCGCGTGATCCGCACGCTGCGCGAGCGCGTGCCGAACATCGATCGCGCGGTGATCAGCATCCATTGCCACAACGATCTCGGGCTGGCCGTCGCCAATAGCCTATCGGCCGTCGAGAACGGCGCCGGGCAGATCGAGTGTACGATCAACGGCATCGGCGAGCGGGCCGGCAATTGCTCGCTCGAAGAAGCCGTGATGGCCATGCGCACGCGGCAAGACTATTACCACTGCACGACCGGCATCGTCACCCAGCGGCTCGTGCCCGCCAGCCGGCTGGTCTCGAACATCACGGGCATTCAGGTGCAGCGCAACAAGGCGATCGTCGGCCGCAACGCCTTCGCCCACGAAGCCGGCATTCACCAGGACGGCATGCTCAAAGAGCGTTCGACCTACGAGATCATGCGGCCCGAAGACGTCGGCCTCGCGCAGACCGACCTGGTGCTGGGCAAGCACAGCGGCCGGGCCGCGCTCGGCGATCGGGTCAAGGCGCTGGGCTATAGCCTTTCGGCGGAGCAACTGCAAACGCTGTTCGTGCAATTCAAGGCCCTGGCCGACAAGAAGAAAGAAGTCTACGACGCCGACATCGCCGCGCTGATTGACGAAGAGATTCGCGAAACCGGCGAGATGTGGTCGATCAGCCGCTACACGCTGGCGGCGGCCACCGGCGCCGTGCCGAAGGTGACCCTCACGCTCAAGCGGGGCGAGGAAGAAATCACCCGCGAAGTCTGTACCGGCGACGGGCCGTTCGACGCCTTGTTTCTGGCAATCGAACAGATCACCGGCATCGAGGTGGTCTGCAAGGACTTCCGCGTCCACAGCGTAACCGTGGGCAAGGACGCCCAGGCCGAGGTGACGGTCGAAGTCGCCCATCGCGGCCAGATCTACCGCGGCCGCGGCGTTTCGACCGACAGCATCGAGGCCAGCGCCAAAGCGTTCCTTAACGCGATCAACCGCGTCGCCGCCTCCGGCGGCAAAGCCGTGGCCAAGGTCAGCCCGTACCAAGGGTCGTGACAAGCGCTTTGGCAGCCGTGAATTGCTGCATGTCCAGATAGCGAGCTTCTGGATCTGGGCCGGGCGAAGCCCCAGTGCGCTGGGGCATCGCCTGGGCTCTGCCGCCAGCCACCCCCGGCTGTCGGCGGTTGGTGAAAGCAAAGCCGGCAGGTTGCTAGCCGGCCACGAACGCCAGCCAATAAAAGACCCAACCGGTCAGGGCGGTGCAGAGCATGTCGATCGCCGCCAGCTTGGCCCAGACCACGTGCGAGCGGCTGTGCTGGTTGGGCTCGGGCGGGCAGGGAAAGCGCCGCACCGCGCGGATCGTCACGACGAGCCAGAGGATGGCCGTCGAAACGGCGAACGGCAGGTGAATGTAAAGCGAGCAGGGAACCCAGGTCTCGTGATAAGGCGAAGGTTTGGCGCGCTCCGCCCAGCCATGGACGCGCATATCGCCCTCGAACAGCACGACGGCGACCAGCAGCACCAGGCCCAAGGCAAGCTGAATCCGCTTGTGCAGCAGGTACCGTCGCCGGAACTTGACCAAATAGATGCTCCACGCCATGACGGGCAAGACGGCGAACATCGCCAGAAAGACCACGTCGAGCATCAACGACGCGCGCGTTCCCAGAAAACCATCCAGATCGGGATACGGCATAAAGGGCGACGGTTACAAAAGTACGGGAAGCAGGGATCGAGCCGTGCGAGCCGCCAGCTTGGTTGCGGCGCTTCAAACCGCCCGTAGGCTAGTCTAACGAAAAAGCGATTTTCTTGGCAGGCGAGTTTGACGGTCGTTTTCGATAACCATGCGGCTTGTCGGGCGCGGATCCAGCGGCGTTCGAATCGCCGCTTTCGGTTTCGGTCGCCATCACGGTTCGCCTGTCAAGCTGTATAATGTAGCACTCGATAAATAATTGACGGGGCGAGAGGAAGCGGTGGATGCCCCGAGGGCGGCCGAGAAAATTCGACCTCGATGCGGCACTCGATGCGGCGCTGTTGATCTTCTGGCGGCATGGCTACGAAGGCGCGTCGCTGGCCGGGGCGATGGGCGTGAATATGCCCAGTCTGTACGCCGCTTTCGGCAATAAGGAAGCCCTGTTCCACAAAGCCCTCGATCGCTATCTCGAAAAGCCGGCTTCCTACCTGCCGCGAGCCCTGCAAGAACCGACCGCACGCCGCGCTGCCGAAGCGCTGTTCCGCGGCGCGATCGACATGGCCATGAACCCGCGCCACCCCGACGGCTGTTTGCTCGTACAGGGGGCGCTGGTCTCGGGACCCGGCGCCGAGTCGATTCGGCGGCAACTCAGCCTGACTCGGGCTGCGGCCGAGGCCGCGGTCCGCCGCCGCTTCGGGCACGCGATCGCCGAGGCCGACCTGCCGGCAAGCGCCGATGCCGCGATCCTGGCTCGCTACATCATTACCGTGATCTGGGGCCTTTCGGTGCAGGCCGCCGGCGGCGCCACCCGCGCTCAACTGAGCGAAGTCGCCGAGTTCGCACTGCGCGCCTGGCCGGAAACGTCCGGCGCGTAACCCGGAATTCAGTTCGCGTCGAGCAATCGGGATCGATCGCCGACCAGCGAATGTTGCGAAAGAAAACTCCAAATTCGCGAGTTGTGCGCCGGCGACCATTGGTGGCCCCAGCCGGGAATGGAAACGAATTCGACCGTGCGGCCTTCGACGCGATAACATTCGGCGTCCGCACGCATGACGGAGCAAGCGAAATCGTCTTCGCCGACGAGCAGCAACTGGATTTTGCAACGGCGCAGAGATTACTCGACGGGGCGTTTTTGTCGTACAATGGACCCCCCTGAGCAAAGCCCGCCTTTTACGGCCGACGAACTAAAAATCGCAGAGAACATGGCCCACGCACATTCGCATT from Pirellulales bacterium harbors:
- a CDS encoding DUF420 domain-containing protein; this encodes MPYPDLDGFLGTRASLMLDVVFLAMFAVLPVMAWSIYLVKFRRRYLLHKRIQLALGLVLLVAVVLFEGDMRVHGWAERAKPSPYHETWVPCSLYIHLPFAVSTAILWLVVTIRAVRRFPCPPEPNQHSRSHVVWAKLAAIDMLCTALTGWVFYWLAFVAG
- a CDS encoding 2-isopropylmalate synthase, which encodes MSETRRITIFDTTLRDGEQSPGASMNIPEKLEIAQALVALGVDIIEAGFPIASQGDFEAVKQISESVRGSTICGLARCNDQDIDRAWEALKHAERARIHVFLATSAIHREFKLKMGKEEIIERAVAGVRRAAGYCSDIEFSPEDAARTEPDFLCEVVEAAINAGATTVNIPDTVGYATPAHMGRVIRTLRERVPNIDRAVISIHCHNDLGLAVANSLSAVENGAGQIECTINGIGERAGNCSLEEAVMAMRTRQDYYHCTTGIVTQRLVPASRLVSNITGIQVQRNKAIVGRNAFAHEAGIHQDGMLKERSTYEIMRPEDVGLAQTDLVLGKHSGRAALGDRVKALGYSLSAEQLQTLFVQFKALADKKKEVYDADIAALIDEEIRETGEMWSISRYTLAAATGAVPKVTLTLKRGEEEITREVCTGDGPFDALFLAIEQITGIEVVCKDFRVHSVTVGKDAQAEVTVEVAHRGQIYRGRGVSTDSIEASAKAFLNAINRVAASGGKAVAKVSPYQGS
- a CDS encoding DUF420 domain-containing protein: MPYPDLDGFLGTRASLMLDVVFLAMFAVLPVMAWSIYLVKFRRRYLLHKRIQLALGLVLLVAVVLFEGDMRVHGWAERAKPSPYHETWVPCSLYIHLPFAVSTAILWLVVTIRAVRRFPCPPEPNQHSRSHVVWAKLAAIDMLCTALTGWVFYWLAFVAG
- a CDS encoding TetR/AcrR family transcriptional regulator; this translates as MPRGRPRKFDLDAALDAALLIFWRHGYEGASLAGAMGVNMPSLYAAFGNKEALFHKALDRYLEKPASYLPRALQEPTARRAAEALFRGAIDMAMNPRHPDGCLLVQGALVSGPGAESIRRQLSLTRAAAEAAVRRRFGHAIAEADLPASADAAILARYIITVIWGLSVQAAGGATRAQLSEVAEFALRAWPETSGA